Proteins encoded in a region of the Planococcus citri chromosome 1, ihPlaCitr1.1, whole genome shotgun sequence genome:
- the Asph gene encoding aspartyl/asparaginyl beta-hydroxylase isoform X4 → MSSDSGARKRNVPIKKKKGSAGSINPGGITVREIPLSKPSADELIHVQKDVQFGDNWCKVAVFFAISSALVGVAYCVFLGNNSGTQSESQAFDWLPSLPSLPSFDFFSNNELPQEAIDEEPVVDNEAESSYLDLLWSLYPFGQNDEPPASEVSTEKSEKDEDISKELENDKDSREDDSKESGNQDESKESNNEDELENNNDQDDSRDDHESEENPDDEKNTDEEEDDQNDNNNDTDDENQKDEDTDENDVSNSADDVVNKFEQYKSYNYYSQKKDDDEDDDLQKDSKEDDDDSSKESKEQIDRRDERYNYYHNRESEEVKKYEYIKGEDDHNESAEEEGLEKIDSEENTKDENEEETKIPEDDSHSSEEVEHDPVVLPEEPVEPEAEEPNEEPQSGNMVTKLSVGIALIFVAYSVIIRKWNNYVDRVANEADAVLIDAGGDYGDLADIAQSIADNLLDSMNNDSNSYNEPSEAENRTLQDYLETPSNSATEQSEDESANEPANDGSIPMDSEKSQTASETESETDDDSEYGKGDYDRMNITNRADWQYRHQLDEADDDWDREDILNATLKYTAILEQEPKSVRAQYGMVRFYDSKADSLQSNSYLANVIELYQKLLHMPDIPEALAKVIAERTLIRMRFIGNYDESVSLLKMLIEKYPQQVSYQINLAISYLILNKLPEAEAILEKVLRNDPDNGLGLVNYGFIVKMKGEYEKAVDTLSRGISSGVKGTDDSKFYYHLGEALQRLGRTEEALKLYQSAADKRIFRSKYQRSLYNVNGLKAKPWWVPADTQYNDFFKSLERNWEKIRDEVKKIMMKEKHKTFKDEAEQLREKGEWKQLEIFSRDL, encoded by the exons ATGTCTTCTGACTCTGGAGCACGTAAACGAAATGTTccaatcaaaaagaaaaaag GAAGTGCCGGTAGCATTAATCCGGGAGGAATTACCGTTCGTGAGATCCCTTTGAGTAAACCGAGCGCCGATGAGCTGATCCATGTTCAGAAAGATGTACAATTCGGTGACAATTGGTGTAAAGTAGCtgtattttttgccatttccagTGCTCTCGTTGGAGTAGCGTATTGCGTCTTCCTTGGAAACAACTCTG GCACACAAAGCGAATCTCAAGCGTTTGATTGGCTTCCTTCGTTACCATCGTTGCCCAGTTTCGACTTCTTCTCCAACAACGAACTACCTC AAGAAGCAATCGACGAAGAACCGGTGGTTGATAATGAAGCTGAATCTAGTTATTTAGATTTGCTATGGTCGTTGTATCCTTTCGGTCAGAATGACGAACCACCAGCTTCGGAGGTATCTACAGAAAAGTCAGAAAAAGATGAAGATATTTCTAAAGAATTAGAAAATGATAAAGATTCTCGTGAAGATGACAGTAAAGAGTCTGGTAACCAAGATGAAAGTAAGGAGTCTAATAACGAAGACGAATTAGAAAATAATAACGATCAAGATGACAGTCGAGATGATCACGAAAGTGAAGAAAATccagacgatgaaaaaaatacagatgaagaagaagacgatcaaaatgataataataacgATACCgatgatgaaaatcaaaaagacGAAGACACCGATGAAAATGATGTTTCGAACTCAGCCGATGATGTAGTAAACAAGTTCGAACAGTATAAATCGTACAATTATTATTCTCAGAAAAAGGAcgacgatgaagacgacgaTCTTCAAAAAGATTCCAAAGAAGATGACGACGATTCATCTAAAGAAAGTAAAGAGCAAATTGACCGTCGTGATGAAAGGTATAATTATTATCATAATCGAGAATCCGAAGAggtgaaaaaatacgaatacatAAAAGGCGAAGATGATCATAATGAAAGTGCCGAGGAAGAAGGGCTAGAGAAAATTGACAGCGAGGAAAACACCAAAGATGAGAATGAAGAAGAAACCAAGATCCCTGAAGACGATTCTCACAGTAGCGAAGAAGTCGAAC atgATCCTGTTGTGCTTCCCGAGGAGCCAGTTGAACCAGAA gCAGAAGAACCTAATGAAGAGCCGCAATCTGGAAACA tggTTACCAAATTAAGTGTGGGCATTGCGTTGATTTTTGTCGCGTACTCGGTTATTATCAGAAAATGGAACAACTACG tTGATCGAGTTGCAAATGAAGCCGACGCTGTTCTCATTGACGCTGGCGGAGATTATGGTGACTTGGCAGATATCGCTCAATCAA TTGCTGATAATTTGCTGGATTCCATGAATAACGATTCTAATTCGTATAACGAACCTTCCGAAGCT GAAAACAGAACGCTGCAAGATTATCTAGAAACGCCTTCAAATTCTGCCACTGAACAATCTGAGGACGAATCAGCGAATGAACCAGCTAATG ACGGAAGCATACCGATGGATTCTGAAAAATCACAGACTGCATCTGAAACAGAGAGTGAAACTGATGACGATTCGGAGTATGGAAAG ggTGATTACGACCGAATGAATATAACGAATCGAGCAGATTGGCAGTACAGACATCAGCTCGATGAGGCTGACGATGATTGGGATCGTGAA GATATTCTGAACGCAACTCTTAAGTATACAGCCATTCTTGAACAAGAACCGAAATCTGTACGAGCTCAATATGGCATGGTTAGATTTTACGACTCGAAAGCCGATAGTCTTCAAAGTAACTCGTACCTAGCCAACGTGATAGAATTATATCAAAAACTATTGCATATGCCTGACATACCTGAAGCTTTGGCAAAAGTAATTGCCGAGAGAACTCTTATTAGGATGAGATTCATAG GTAATTACGATGAATCTGTATCGTTGCTTAAAATGTTGATTGAGAAGTATCCTCAGCAAGTTTCCTATCAAATTAATCTCGCCATTTCTTACCTAATATTAAATAA ATTACCAGAAGCAGAAGctattcttgaaaaagtgctgAGAAATGATCCTGATAACGGATTAGGTTTGGTTAACTACGGATTCATTGTGAAAATGAAAGGTGAATACGAGAAAGCAGTCGATACTTTGAGTAGAGGTATCTCGAGCGGTGTGAAAGGAACTGATGATAGTAAGTTTTATTATCATTTGGGAGAAGCTTTACAAAGATTGGGAAGAACAGAAGAAGCATTGAAG TTGTATCAAAGTGCTGCTGATAAACGAATATTTCGTTCTAAGTATCAACGATCGTTGTATAACGTTAATGGATTGAAAGCTAAACCTTGGTGGGTTCCTGCGGATACACAATACaacgattttttcaa AAGTTTGGAACGTAACTGGGAAAAGATTCGCGATGAAGTGaagaaaataatgatgaaagaGAAGCACAAAACGTTTAAAGATGAAGCCGAACAATTACGTGAAAAAGGAGAATGGAAGCAGCTCGAGATATTTTCCAGAG ATTTATAA
- the Asph gene encoding aspartyl/asparaginyl beta-hydroxylase isoform X2, whose translation MSSDSGARKRNVPIKKKKGSAGSINPGGITVREIPLSKPSADELIHVQKDVQFGDNWCKVAVFFAISSALVGVAYCVFLGNNSGTQSESQAFDWLPSLPSLPSFDFFSNNELPQEAIDEEPVVDNEAESSYLDLLWSLYPFGQNDEPPASEVSTEKSEKDEDISKELENDKDSREDDSKESGNQDESKESNNEDELENNNDQDDSRDDHESEENPDDEKNTDEEEDDQNDNNNDTDDENQKDEDTDENDVSNSADDVVNKFEQYKSYNYYSQKKDDDEDDDLQKDSKEDDDDSSKESKEQIDRRDERYNYYHNRESEEVKKYEYIKGEDDHNESAEEEGLEKIDSEENTKDENEEETKIPEDDSHSSEEVEHDPVVLPEEPVEPEAEEPNEEPQSGNMVTKLSVGIALIFVAYSVIIRKWNNYVDRVANEADAVLIDAGGDYGDLADIAQSIADNLLDSMNNDSNSYNEPSEAENRTLQDYLETPSNSATEQSEDESANEPANDGSIPMDSEKSQTASETESETDDDSEYGKGDYDRMNITNRADWQYRHQLDEADDDWDREDILNATLKYTAILEQEPKSVRAQYGMVRFYDSKADSLQSNSYLANVIELYQKLLHMPDIPEALAKVIAERTLIRMRFIGNYDESVSLLKMLIEKYPQQVSYQINLAISYLILNKLPEAEAILEKVLRNDPDNGLGLVNYGFIVKMKGEYEKAVDTLSRGISSGVKGTDDSKFYYHLGEALQRLGRTEEALKLYQSAADKRIFRSKYQRSLYNVNGLKAKPWWVPADTQYNDFFNLERNWEKIRDEVKKIMMKEKHKTFKDEAEQLREKGEWKQLEIFSRGVEKSTCKKLPVTCGLIRGFVPAAGCRRGQVKFSIMEPGTHVWPHCGPTNCRLRAHLGLIVPKNVTIRVAEETRSWREGEVLLFDDSFEHEIWHNGTSSRLILIVDVWHPNLSEDKRKTLSAI comes from the exons ATGTCTTCTGACTCTGGAGCACGTAAACGAAATGTTccaatcaaaaagaaaaaag GAAGTGCCGGTAGCATTAATCCGGGAGGAATTACCGTTCGTGAGATCCCTTTGAGTAAACCGAGCGCCGATGAGCTGATCCATGTTCAGAAAGATGTACAATTCGGTGACAATTGGTGTAAAGTAGCtgtattttttgccatttccagTGCTCTCGTTGGAGTAGCGTATTGCGTCTTCCTTGGAAACAACTCTG GCACACAAAGCGAATCTCAAGCGTTTGATTGGCTTCCTTCGTTACCATCGTTGCCCAGTTTCGACTTCTTCTCCAACAACGAACTACCTC AAGAAGCAATCGACGAAGAACCGGTGGTTGATAATGAAGCTGAATCTAGTTATTTAGATTTGCTATGGTCGTTGTATCCTTTCGGTCAGAATGACGAACCACCAGCTTCGGAGGTATCTACAGAAAAGTCAGAAAAAGATGAAGATATTTCTAAAGAATTAGAAAATGATAAAGATTCTCGTGAAGATGACAGTAAAGAGTCTGGTAACCAAGATGAAAGTAAGGAGTCTAATAACGAAGACGAATTAGAAAATAATAACGATCAAGATGACAGTCGAGATGATCACGAAAGTGAAGAAAATccagacgatgaaaaaaatacagatgaagaagaagacgatcaaaatgataataataacgATACCgatgatgaaaatcaaaaagacGAAGACACCGATGAAAATGATGTTTCGAACTCAGCCGATGATGTAGTAAACAAGTTCGAACAGTATAAATCGTACAATTATTATTCTCAGAAAAAGGAcgacgatgaagacgacgaTCTTCAAAAAGATTCCAAAGAAGATGACGACGATTCATCTAAAGAAAGTAAAGAGCAAATTGACCGTCGTGATGAAAGGTATAATTATTATCATAATCGAGAATCCGAAGAggtgaaaaaatacgaatacatAAAAGGCGAAGATGATCATAATGAAAGTGCCGAGGAAGAAGGGCTAGAGAAAATTGACAGCGAGGAAAACACCAAAGATGAGAATGAAGAAGAAACCAAGATCCCTGAAGACGATTCTCACAGTAGCGAAGAAGTCGAAC atgATCCTGTTGTGCTTCCCGAGGAGCCAGTTGAACCAGAA gCAGAAGAACCTAATGAAGAGCCGCAATCTGGAAACA tggTTACCAAATTAAGTGTGGGCATTGCGTTGATTTTTGTCGCGTACTCGGTTATTATCAGAAAATGGAACAACTACG tTGATCGAGTTGCAAATGAAGCCGACGCTGTTCTCATTGACGCTGGCGGAGATTATGGTGACTTGGCAGATATCGCTCAATCAA TTGCTGATAATTTGCTGGATTCCATGAATAACGATTCTAATTCGTATAACGAACCTTCCGAAGCT GAAAACAGAACGCTGCAAGATTATCTAGAAACGCCTTCAAATTCTGCCACTGAACAATCTGAGGACGAATCAGCGAATGAACCAGCTAATG ACGGAAGCATACCGATGGATTCTGAAAAATCACAGACTGCATCTGAAACAGAGAGTGAAACTGATGACGATTCGGAGTATGGAAAG ggTGATTACGACCGAATGAATATAACGAATCGAGCAGATTGGCAGTACAGACATCAGCTCGATGAGGCTGACGATGATTGGGATCGTGAA GATATTCTGAACGCAACTCTTAAGTATACAGCCATTCTTGAACAAGAACCGAAATCTGTACGAGCTCAATATGGCATGGTTAGATTTTACGACTCGAAAGCCGATAGTCTTCAAAGTAACTCGTACCTAGCCAACGTGATAGAATTATATCAAAAACTATTGCATATGCCTGACATACCTGAAGCTTTGGCAAAAGTAATTGCCGAGAGAACTCTTATTAGGATGAGATTCATAG GTAATTACGATGAATCTGTATCGTTGCTTAAAATGTTGATTGAGAAGTATCCTCAGCAAGTTTCCTATCAAATTAATCTCGCCATTTCTTACCTAATATTAAATAA ATTACCAGAAGCAGAAGctattcttgaaaaagtgctgAGAAATGATCCTGATAACGGATTAGGTTTGGTTAACTACGGATTCATTGTGAAAATGAAAGGTGAATACGAGAAAGCAGTCGATACTTTGAGTAGAGGTATCTCGAGCGGTGTGAAAGGAACTGATGATAGTAAGTTTTATTATCATTTGGGAGAAGCTTTACAAAGATTGGGAAGAACAGAAGAAGCATTGAAG TTGTATCAAAGTGCTGCTGATAAACGAATATTTCGTTCTAAGTATCAACGATCGTTGTATAACGTTAATGGATTGAAAGCTAAACCTTGGTGGGTTCCTGCGGATACACAATACaacgattttttcaa TTTGGAACGTAACTGGGAAAAGATTCGCGATGAAGTGaagaaaataatgatgaaagaGAAGCACAAAACGTTTAAAGATGAAGCCGAACAATTACGTGAAAAAGGAGAATGGAAGCAGCTCGAGATATTTTCCAGAG GAGTAGAAAAATCGACGTGTAAAAAGCTCCCTGTAACTTGCGGTTTAATCAGAGGATTTGTTCCTGCCGCCGGATGTCGCAGAGGGCAAGTTAAATTCAGTATTATGGAACCAGGCACTCACGTTTGGCCTCACTGTGGTCCAACCAATTGCAGATTAAGAGCCCACCTTGGTTTAATTGTTCCTAAAAATGTTACCATTCGAGTTGCCGAAGAAACCAG GAGCTGGCGTGAAGGAGAAGTGCTTCTGTTCGATGACAGCTTCGAACACGAGATCTGGCATAATGGTACGTCATCCAGATTGATCTTGATAGTCGACGTATGGCATCCAAATCTATCGGAAGATAAACGTAAAACTTTGTCCGCCATTTGA
- the Asph gene encoding aspartyl/asparaginyl beta-hydroxylase isoform X5, with protein MSSDSGARKRNVPIKKKKGSAGSINPGGITVREIPLSKPSADELIHVQKDVQFGDNWCKVAVFFAISSALVGVAYCVFLGNNSGTQSESQAFDWLPSLPSLPSFDFFSNNELPQEAIDEEPVVDNEAESSYLDLLWSLYPFGQNDEPPASEVSTEKSEKDEDISKELENDKDSREDDSKESGNQDESKESNNEDELENNNDQDDSRDDHESEENPDDEKNTDEEEDDQNDNNNDTDDENQKDEDTDENDVSNSADDVVNKFEQYKSYNYYSQKKDDDEDDDLQKDSKEDDDDSSKESKEQIDRRDERYNYYHNRESEEVKKYEYIKGEDDHNESAEEEGLEKIDSEENTKDENEEETKIPEDDSHSSEEVEHDPVVLPEEPVEPEAEEPNEEPQSGNMVTKLSVGIALIFVAYSVIIRKWNNYVDRVANEADAVLIDAGGDYGDLADIAQSIADNLLDSMNNDSNSYNEPSEAENRTLQDYLETPSNSATEQSEDESANEPANDGSIPMDSEKSQTASETESETDDDSEYGKGDYDRMNITNRADWQYRHQLDEADDDWDREDILNATLKYTAILEQEPKSVRAQYGMVRFYDSKADSLQSNSYLANVIELYQKLLHMPDIPEALAKVIAERTLIRMRFIGNYDESVSLLKMLIEKYPQQVSYQINLAISYLILNKLPEAEAILEKVLRNDPDNGLGLVNYGFIVKMKGEYEKAVDTLSRGISSGVKGTDDSKFYYHLGEALQRLGRTEEALKLYQSAADKRIFRSKYQRSLYNVNGLKAKPWWVPADTQYNDFFK; from the exons ATGTCTTCTGACTCTGGAGCACGTAAACGAAATGTTccaatcaaaaagaaaaaag GAAGTGCCGGTAGCATTAATCCGGGAGGAATTACCGTTCGTGAGATCCCTTTGAGTAAACCGAGCGCCGATGAGCTGATCCATGTTCAGAAAGATGTACAATTCGGTGACAATTGGTGTAAAGTAGCtgtattttttgccatttccagTGCTCTCGTTGGAGTAGCGTATTGCGTCTTCCTTGGAAACAACTCTG GCACACAAAGCGAATCTCAAGCGTTTGATTGGCTTCCTTCGTTACCATCGTTGCCCAGTTTCGACTTCTTCTCCAACAACGAACTACCTC AAGAAGCAATCGACGAAGAACCGGTGGTTGATAATGAAGCTGAATCTAGTTATTTAGATTTGCTATGGTCGTTGTATCCTTTCGGTCAGAATGACGAACCACCAGCTTCGGAGGTATCTACAGAAAAGTCAGAAAAAGATGAAGATATTTCTAAAGAATTAGAAAATGATAAAGATTCTCGTGAAGATGACAGTAAAGAGTCTGGTAACCAAGATGAAAGTAAGGAGTCTAATAACGAAGACGAATTAGAAAATAATAACGATCAAGATGACAGTCGAGATGATCACGAAAGTGAAGAAAATccagacgatgaaaaaaatacagatgaagaagaagacgatcaaaatgataataataacgATACCgatgatgaaaatcaaaaagacGAAGACACCGATGAAAATGATGTTTCGAACTCAGCCGATGATGTAGTAAACAAGTTCGAACAGTATAAATCGTACAATTATTATTCTCAGAAAAAGGAcgacgatgaagacgacgaTCTTCAAAAAGATTCCAAAGAAGATGACGACGATTCATCTAAAGAAAGTAAAGAGCAAATTGACCGTCGTGATGAAAGGTATAATTATTATCATAATCGAGAATCCGAAGAggtgaaaaaatacgaatacatAAAAGGCGAAGATGATCATAATGAAAGTGCCGAGGAAGAAGGGCTAGAGAAAATTGACAGCGAGGAAAACACCAAAGATGAGAATGAAGAAGAAACCAAGATCCCTGAAGACGATTCTCACAGTAGCGAAGAAGTCGAAC atgATCCTGTTGTGCTTCCCGAGGAGCCAGTTGAACCAGAA gCAGAAGAACCTAATGAAGAGCCGCAATCTGGAAACA tggTTACCAAATTAAGTGTGGGCATTGCGTTGATTTTTGTCGCGTACTCGGTTATTATCAGAAAATGGAACAACTACG tTGATCGAGTTGCAAATGAAGCCGACGCTGTTCTCATTGACGCTGGCGGAGATTATGGTGACTTGGCAGATATCGCTCAATCAA TTGCTGATAATTTGCTGGATTCCATGAATAACGATTCTAATTCGTATAACGAACCTTCCGAAGCT GAAAACAGAACGCTGCAAGATTATCTAGAAACGCCTTCAAATTCTGCCACTGAACAATCTGAGGACGAATCAGCGAATGAACCAGCTAATG ACGGAAGCATACCGATGGATTCTGAAAAATCACAGACTGCATCTGAAACAGAGAGTGAAACTGATGACGATTCGGAGTATGGAAAG ggTGATTACGACCGAATGAATATAACGAATCGAGCAGATTGGCAGTACAGACATCAGCTCGATGAGGCTGACGATGATTGGGATCGTGAA GATATTCTGAACGCAACTCTTAAGTATACAGCCATTCTTGAACAAGAACCGAAATCTGTACGAGCTCAATATGGCATGGTTAGATTTTACGACTCGAAAGCCGATAGTCTTCAAAGTAACTCGTACCTAGCCAACGTGATAGAATTATATCAAAAACTATTGCATATGCCTGACATACCTGAAGCTTTGGCAAAAGTAATTGCCGAGAGAACTCTTATTAGGATGAGATTCATAG GTAATTACGATGAATCTGTATCGTTGCTTAAAATGTTGATTGAGAAGTATCCTCAGCAAGTTTCCTATCAAATTAATCTCGCCATTTCTTACCTAATATTAAATAA ATTACCAGAAGCAGAAGctattcttgaaaaagtgctgAGAAATGATCCTGATAACGGATTAGGTTTGGTTAACTACGGATTCATTGTGAAAATGAAAGGTGAATACGAGAAAGCAGTCGATACTTTGAGTAGAGGTATCTCGAGCGGTGTGAAAGGAACTGATGATAGTAAGTTTTATTATCATTTGGGAGAAGCTTTACAAAGATTGGGAAGAACAGAAGAAGCATTGAAG TTGTATCAAAGTGCTGCTGATAAACGAATATTTCGTTCTAAGTATCAACGATCGTTGTATAACGTTAATGGATTGAAAGCTAAACCTTGGTGGGTTCCTGCGGATACACAATACaacgattttttcaagtaa
- the Asph gene encoding aspartyl/asparaginyl beta-hydroxylase isoform X1, with product MSSDSGARKRNVPIKKKKGSAGSINPGGITVREIPLSKPSADELIHVQKDVQFGDNWCKVAVFFAISSALVGVAYCVFLGNNSGTQSESQAFDWLPSLPSLPSFDFFSNNELPQEAIDEEPVVDNEAESSYLDLLWSLYPFGQNDEPPASEVSTEKSEKDEDISKELENDKDSREDDSKESGNQDESKESNNEDELENNNDQDDSRDDHESEENPDDEKNTDEEEDDQNDNNNDTDDENQKDEDTDENDVSNSADDVVNKFEQYKSYNYYSQKKDDDEDDDLQKDSKEDDDDSSKESKEQIDRRDERYNYYHNRESEEVKKYEYIKGEDDHNESAEEEGLEKIDSEENTKDENEEETKIPEDDSHSSEEVEHDPVVLPEEPVEPEAEEPNEEPQSGNMVTKLSVGIALIFVAYSVIIRKWNNYVDRVANEADAVLIDAGGDYGDLADIAQSIADNLLDSMNNDSNSYNEPSEAENRTLQDYLETPSNSATEQSEDESANEPANDGSIPMDSEKSQTASETESETDDDSEYGKGDYDRMNITNRADWQYRHQLDEADDDWDREDILNATLKYTAILEQEPKSVRAQYGMVRFYDSKADSLQSNSYLANVIELYQKLLHMPDIPEALAKVIAERTLIRMRFIGNYDESVSLLKMLIEKYPQQVSYQINLAISYLILNKLPEAEAILEKVLRNDPDNGLGLVNYGFIVKMKGEYEKAVDTLSRGISSGVKGTDDSKFYYHLGEALQRLGRTEEALKLYQSAADKRIFRSKYQRSLYNVNGLKAKPWWVPADTQYNDFFKSLERNWEKIRDEVKKIMMKEKHKTFKDEAEQLREKGEWKQLEIFSRGVEKSTCKKLPVTCGLIRGFVPAAGCRRGQVKFSIMEPGTHVWPHCGPTNCRLRAHLGLIVPKNVTIRVAEETRSWREGEVLLFDDSFEHEIWHNGTSSRLILIVDVWHPNLSEDKRKTLSAI from the exons ATGTCTTCTGACTCTGGAGCACGTAAACGAAATGTTccaatcaaaaagaaaaaag GAAGTGCCGGTAGCATTAATCCGGGAGGAATTACCGTTCGTGAGATCCCTTTGAGTAAACCGAGCGCCGATGAGCTGATCCATGTTCAGAAAGATGTACAATTCGGTGACAATTGGTGTAAAGTAGCtgtattttttgccatttccagTGCTCTCGTTGGAGTAGCGTATTGCGTCTTCCTTGGAAACAACTCTG GCACACAAAGCGAATCTCAAGCGTTTGATTGGCTTCCTTCGTTACCATCGTTGCCCAGTTTCGACTTCTTCTCCAACAACGAACTACCTC AAGAAGCAATCGACGAAGAACCGGTGGTTGATAATGAAGCTGAATCTAGTTATTTAGATTTGCTATGGTCGTTGTATCCTTTCGGTCAGAATGACGAACCACCAGCTTCGGAGGTATCTACAGAAAAGTCAGAAAAAGATGAAGATATTTCTAAAGAATTAGAAAATGATAAAGATTCTCGTGAAGATGACAGTAAAGAGTCTGGTAACCAAGATGAAAGTAAGGAGTCTAATAACGAAGACGAATTAGAAAATAATAACGATCAAGATGACAGTCGAGATGATCACGAAAGTGAAGAAAATccagacgatgaaaaaaatacagatgaagaagaagacgatcaaaatgataataataacgATACCgatgatgaaaatcaaaaagacGAAGACACCGATGAAAATGATGTTTCGAACTCAGCCGATGATGTAGTAAACAAGTTCGAACAGTATAAATCGTACAATTATTATTCTCAGAAAAAGGAcgacgatgaagacgacgaTCTTCAAAAAGATTCCAAAGAAGATGACGACGATTCATCTAAAGAAAGTAAAGAGCAAATTGACCGTCGTGATGAAAGGTATAATTATTATCATAATCGAGAATCCGAAGAggtgaaaaaatacgaatacatAAAAGGCGAAGATGATCATAATGAAAGTGCCGAGGAAGAAGGGCTAGAGAAAATTGACAGCGAGGAAAACACCAAAGATGAGAATGAAGAAGAAACCAAGATCCCTGAAGACGATTCTCACAGTAGCGAAGAAGTCGAAC atgATCCTGTTGTGCTTCCCGAGGAGCCAGTTGAACCAGAA gCAGAAGAACCTAATGAAGAGCCGCAATCTGGAAACA tggTTACCAAATTAAGTGTGGGCATTGCGTTGATTTTTGTCGCGTACTCGGTTATTATCAGAAAATGGAACAACTACG tTGATCGAGTTGCAAATGAAGCCGACGCTGTTCTCATTGACGCTGGCGGAGATTATGGTGACTTGGCAGATATCGCTCAATCAA TTGCTGATAATTTGCTGGATTCCATGAATAACGATTCTAATTCGTATAACGAACCTTCCGAAGCT GAAAACAGAACGCTGCAAGATTATCTAGAAACGCCTTCAAATTCTGCCACTGAACAATCTGAGGACGAATCAGCGAATGAACCAGCTAATG ACGGAAGCATACCGATGGATTCTGAAAAATCACAGACTGCATCTGAAACAGAGAGTGAAACTGATGACGATTCGGAGTATGGAAAG ggTGATTACGACCGAATGAATATAACGAATCGAGCAGATTGGCAGTACAGACATCAGCTCGATGAGGCTGACGATGATTGGGATCGTGAA GATATTCTGAACGCAACTCTTAAGTATACAGCCATTCTTGAACAAGAACCGAAATCTGTACGAGCTCAATATGGCATGGTTAGATTTTACGACTCGAAAGCCGATAGTCTTCAAAGTAACTCGTACCTAGCCAACGTGATAGAATTATATCAAAAACTATTGCATATGCCTGACATACCTGAAGCTTTGGCAAAAGTAATTGCCGAGAGAACTCTTATTAGGATGAGATTCATAG GTAATTACGATGAATCTGTATCGTTGCTTAAAATGTTGATTGAGAAGTATCCTCAGCAAGTTTCCTATCAAATTAATCTCGCCATTTCTTACCTAATATTAAATAA ATTACCAGAAGCAGAAGctattcttgaaaaagtgctgAGAAATGATCCTGATAACGGATTAGGTTTGGTTAACTACGGATTCATTGTGAAAATGAAAGGTGAATACGAGAAAGCAGTCGATACTTTGAGTAGAGGTATCTCGAGCGGTGTGAAAGGAACTGATGATAGTAAGTTTTATTATCATTTGGGAGAAGCTTTACAAAGATTGGGAAGAACAGAAGAAGCATTGAAG TTGTATCAAAGTGCTGCTGATAAACGAATATTTCGTTCTAAGTATCAACGATCGTTGTATAACGTTAATGGATTGAAAGCTAAACCTTGGTGGGTTCCTGCGGATACACAATACaacgattttttcaa AAGTTTGGAACGTAACTGGGAAAAGATTCGCGATGAAGTGaagaaaataatgatgaaagaGAAGCACAAAACGTTTAAAGATGAAGCCGAACAATTACGTGAAAAAGGAGAATGGAAGCAGCTCGAGATATTTTCCAGAG GAGTAGAAAAATCGACGTGTAAAAAGCTCCCTGTAACTTGCGGTTTAATCAGAGGATTTGTTCCTGCCGCCGGATGTCGCAGAGGGCAAGTTAAATTCAGTATTATGGAACCAGGCACTCACGTTTGGCCTCACTGTGGTCCAACCAATTGCAGATTAAGAGCCCACCTTGGTTTAATTGTTCCTAAAAATGTTACCATTCGAGTTGCCGAAGAAACCAG GAGCTGGCGTGAAGGAGAAGTGCTTCTGTTCGATGACAGCTTCGAACACGAGATCTGGCATAATGGTACGTCATCCAGATTGATCTTGATAGTCGACGTATGGCATCCAAATCTATCGGAAGATAAACGTAAAACTTTGTCCGCCATTTGA